In a single window of the Euleptes europaea isolate rEulEur1 chromosome 4, rEulEur1.hap1, whole genome shotgun sequence genome:
- the MACIR gene encoding macrophage immunometabolism regulator gives MEVDINGESRSILAALPLPIADVGATGKVDSEKPRCSSTPCSPMRQTVSGYQILHMDSNYLVGFTTGEELLKLAQKCTVGEENKVDVVPTLCSKQLDSGLSRSSRVCKARSRYYQPYEIPAVNGRRRRRMPSSGDKCTKPLPYEPYKAFHGPLPLCLFKGKRAHSKSLDYLNLDRMNIKEPADTEVLQYQLQHLTLRGDRMFARNNT, from the coding sequence ATGGAAGTTGACATTAACGGAGAGTCCAGGTCTATCCTAGCTGCTCTCCCCCTTCCTATTGCTGATGTGGGTGCCACAGGCAAGGTAGACTCAGAAAAACCTCGTTGTTCCAGCACTCCATGTTCACCGATGCGTCAGACTGTTTCAGGCTATCAGATCCTCCACATGGATTCTAACTATTTGGTTGGTTTCACAACTGGGGAGGAGCTCTTGAAATTAGCCCAGAAGTGCACTGTAGGCGAGGAGAATAAAGTTGACGTGGTGCCTACGTTGTGCTCCAAACAGCTCGATTCAGGACTTTCCCGTTCCTCACGGGTATGTAAAGCCAGAAGCAGATATTACCAGCCTTATGAAATCCCAGCCGTCAATGGTCGGAGAAGGCGACGAATGCCTAGCTCAGGGGATAAATGCACCAAGCCACTACCTTATGAACCCTACAAGGCTTTTCATGGTCCTTTGCCTCTTTGCCTTTTCAAGGGTAAAAGGGCTCACTCTAAATCTCTAGACTACCTCAATTTAGACAGAATGAACATCAAGGAACCAGCTGACACAGAAGTGCTTCAGTATCAGCTCCAACACCTCACCCTAAGAGGGGACCGTATGTTTGCTAGGAACAACACATGA